The bacterium genome includes the window TAGAGCGGATTGGGAAGAACGAAATAGACATCGCCGAAACCCGAGAAATCCTCGGGCGAGGCGAATCGAAGCTCCTGATCGAGACCCGGGAAATCGTGGATGTTGTCGCCCACCCACATCAGAATCTCCAACGGCGGCAGATCCGCGTCGGTGGTTCCCTGCTGCACGCTGCGCCAGCGGGGCCGTTTGTCGCCGACATCGGCCCGACAGAGGATCACGTCGTAGGCCATTTCGAGGTCTCGCAAATTGTCAGCCGTTGCTTCGCAGTGATGCTGTCTCCGATTGGTCACGACTGCTACCCGGCCGCCAAGACTGTGGACACGCTCCAGGAAACGCTTCGCGCCGGGAAGCGCTGGCGCTTCCCGGCGCTTGACCCACTCGTCCCACACCTCCTCGAAGGACTCTTGCGAGCCAAGAGCCCGCTCCTTGCTCTGCAGTGAATTGCTGATCAGCGTCTCGTCGGCATCCACGGCCACCGCCCAGGTTCCTCGCTCCCTGCCCGTGGCTCGGGCTTCGATGACCTCACCGGCCAACCGAAACGTCTGCTCATAGACCGCTCGGTACTCCGCCGAATTTCGCACCCAGTGAATCTCGAGCGGCAGCTTCGGCGCTTCGGGTGCCGGGCTAGGGACACGAGCCGTCGATGCGCACCCGGCCGTCAAACTTGCGCACAGTAGAACCCATCCATGCCGTTTATACATATCGACCTCCAGGCAAACCGTCATTCTAGGCGCAGGGGCCATGGTCTGTCGCCAACTCTGGCCGGGGACGCGGTCCTTCAGGTCTTGGTGAAGTAAGCATCCAGCAGCTGCGCCAGCTCCTCAGTCAGTTGCTCATCGGTGAGCGGATACGCCTCGGCGGGCAGCATTCTCTGCTCGACCACCATCTCCATGACGGTAGCCAGGGCGGTAAGAACTCCCAAGCGCGCCGTGGCGTGGGGCTGCGGAGTGGAAAAGTCCCTTTCTCGAATAAGCAGCAGCTCGCAAAGATAATCGACCGTGGCGCCATGAAGCTCGCGCATCGAAGCCCGGCCGACCTCATCCACATGAGCACACGCCGCCAGTGCGCGAACCAGAGGCCGGCGGCGGCGGTAAAAAGAGACGAGCCCGGCCACGAATTGCCGGATGGTCATCTGC containing:
- a CDS encoding HAD hydrolase-like protein translates to MRNSAEYRAVYEQTFRLAGEVIEARATGRERGTWAVAVDADETLISNSLQSKERALGSQESFEEVWDEWVKRREAPALPGAKRFLERVHSLGGRVAVVTNRRQHHCEATADNLRDLEMAYDVILCRADVGDKRPRWRSVQQGTTDADLPPLEILMWVGDNIHDFPGLDQELRFASPEDFSGFGDVYFVLPNPLYGSWEENPPD
- a CDS encoding TetR/AcrR family transcriptional regulator is translated as MTVADPTSLKPRQLRSRRSLDRLLAASEEVISEVGFEKASVASICRRAGLTSGAFYSRFAGKKELVGALVERFAAEARVVIDELDVPPASLQMTIRQFVAGLVSFYRRRRPLVRALAACAHVDEVGRASMRELHGATVDYLCELLLIRERDFSTPQPHATARLGVLTALATVMEMVVEQRMLPAEAYPLTDEQLTEELAQLLDAYFTKT